From a region of the Marinomonas mediterranea MMB-1 genome:
- a CDS encoding ABC transporter ATP-binding protein: MNQSQTAHHVAPNSLLDVNNLHVSYGKVEALSDIQLSLKEGQLVTVIGPNGAGKSTLLSAIMGLLPSTGDILFDGEHYTSPGIETLVGRGLGLVPEKRELFNTMSVQDNLLLGAFQRYRRGDKAYLQSLDEIYELFPRLQERSKQQAGTLSGGERQMLAIGRAMMGKPRLLMLDEPSLGLAPLITREIFRIFNDLRSKGVSILLVEQNARAALNVADYAYVLEGGKIAMHGVASDLANDSRVIDAYLGLASKHQDILSN, translated from the coding sequence TGTAGCGCCGAACTCTCTACTGGACGTAAACAACTTACATGTCTCTTATGGCAAAGTAGAAGCGCTAAGTGATATTCAATTATCACTTAAAGAGGGCCAACTGGTGACAGTCATTGGGCCAAACGGAGCGGGAAAATCCACTCTTCTTTCCGCCATCATGGGCTTACTTCCCTCAACGGGGGACATTCTATTTGACGGTGAGCACTATACCAGTCCAGGAATAGAAACCCTCGTGGGGAGAGGCTTAGGGCTTGTGCCGGAAAAGCGCGAGCTATTCAACACGATGAGTGTGCAAGACAACCTACTGTTGGGTGCATTTCAACGATATCGCAGAGGAGATAAAGCCTATCTACAGTCTCTTGATGAGATTTATGAGCTTTTCCCTCGTTTACAGGAACGCAGCAAACAGCAAGCAGGTACGCTTTCCGGTGGAGAGCGTCAAATGCTAGCCATTGGGCGAGCGATGATGGGGAAACCTCGTTTACTTATGTTAGACGAACCAAGCCTCGGATTGGCGCCTCTCATCACTCGGGAAATTTTTCGCATTTTTAATGATCTACGCAGCAAAGGTGTCTCGATTTTACTCGTAGAGCAAAACGCCCGCGCCGCTTTGAACGTTGCCGATTACGCCTATGTACTTGAAGGCGGCAAAATCGCCATGCACGGTGTCGCTTCAGATTTAGCAAATGACTCGAGAGTCATTGATGCCTATT